The DNA window CGACCGATGCGCTGATGGGGTTTACCGACGGGGCGAGGGAGCCTGGATCGCCACCACGGAGGACACGGCAAGCACAGAGCTAAAGACTGAGAGCAGGCTTATGGAAGAGTAGGTGAACTCATTCATTTGGCAGGTTGCGACTGTCACGCGGCCGCGACGTGGCGGAGCATGTGTTCGATCTGGTCGCGGAGGTCGTCCAGGTCGTACTCCCGCGCCGCCGGGACGCGGAGGATCGCCACCCCCGCCGCCGCCAGGGCCTGATCGACGAAGACGTCGCGCGTCTGGCGGTCGGCCTGCTGGTGGGTTTTGTCGTCGAGTTCGATCACGAGAAGTATCGCGGTGGTAAGGGGATCGATGATGACGAAATCTACATGCTTCTGGGAGATCTTGGCGCCGTACCCGGTCTTCCACCCTTCGGTGGTGCAGCCGATGACGTCGCTCAGGCGGGTTTTCATGGAGATGCCCATCCCCGCCGGCACGGCGTGCATCAGTACCCAGTAAAACGCCTGCTCGCCCCTGGAGCAGAGATGTTCCTTGGCGTAGTAAGGCAGGCGAGGCGGAACGAGCCGGCGCGAGTACCAGACGACCGTCGCCAGCGCGACGACCACCAGAGCGGCCAGGAGCAGAGTCATTTGGTAGTCGCCGAGCACCGCTTCGGTATACCCGGTACGCAAGCGTGCGGGAAGGCGGCGACCCCGACC is part of the Humisphaera borealis genome and encodes:
- a CDS encoding DUF2726 domain-containing protein, coding for MTLLLAALVVVALATVVWYSRRLVPPRLPYYAKEHLCSRGEQAFYWVLMHAVPAGMGISMKTRLSDVIGCTTEGWKTGYGAKISQKHVDFVIIDPLTTAILLVIELDDKTHQQADRQTRDVFVDQALAAAGVAILRVPAAREYDLDDLRDQIEHMLRHVAAA